The genomic window CTATCATTACAAACTACAACATCACATTTTTTTAATAATGATGCACTTTCTTTTAATGTTGTTTTTCCAACTGTGGAGAAACATCTGACTTCTTTTAATATTTTTTCTTCAATGCTTCTATCAGTTTTACCACCAATTAACAAAACTTCATATTCATTTTCTTTTAATTTTTTTATTAATTCTATATATTTTATAATATCCCACCTTCTTAAATCGTCATTGCCAATACCTGGATTATTAGCTCCACCAGGGCAAACACCAATAACTGTTTTATTGTTTAAATTATTAACTCTCCAAAATTTCTCGGCAAATTCCATTTCTTTTTCACTTAAAAATATATCCATTTTCCAATCATCATAATTTGGTTCAATTTCTAACCCATTCAATAGATCTAAATAATAAAAAATTTCATGTTTTCTTCCAAAATAAGGAACTTTATGTGTTAAAAATCTTCCTTCACCAAACCTATCAAATCCTACTCTCTTTTTAATACCACTCAGAAAAGCAGTTAAATTAAAAATCCAATGTTTATCTAACACTATAACTATATCATAATCTCTTTTTCTAATCTTAAATATTAATCTCAACCATTTATTAATATCTTTTTTGATGAATATATATTCATCAAAATTATACAAATTATTTAAATAAATATTTCCTTCTAAAACTGCATGTGCATGTTTTCCAATTAAATAATCAATCTGTGCATTTGGGAAATTTTTTCTAAGTTGTCTAATTAAAGGAGTGGTCATTAAAGCATCTCCTATAGCTCCAATTTTAAACAATAAAATTTTCATTTTTTCACCTTACAAATCCAACATTGAGTTAATGCCAGGCTAGGAAATATCTTCTCTAAAAAAGGAATATATAGATCATCTTTAATAAAAACCTTCCCTACAAAAAGTTTCACTGGTTTGAAGCCATAATACTCCAATAAATATTTTAGTCCTTTAATTGTAAAGCCATTTACATGTTCTCTATTATTAGTTGGTTCTCCTC from Methanocaldococcus villosus KIN24-T80 includes these protein-coding regions:
- the waaF gene encoding lipopolysaccharide heptosyltransferase II, translated to MKILLFKIGAIGDALMTTPLIRQLRKNFPNAQIDYLIGKHAHAVLEGNIYLNNLYNFDEYIFIKKDINKWLRLIFKIRKRDYDIVIVLDKHWIFNLTAFLSGIKKRVGFDRFGEGRFLTHKVPYFGRKHEIFYYLDLLNGLEIEPNYDDWKMDIFLSEKEMEFAEKFWRVNNLNNKTVIGVCPGGANNPGIGNDDLRRWDIIKYIELIKKLKENEYEVLLIGGKTDRSIEEKILKEVRCFSTVGKTTLKESASLLKKCDVVVCNDSGPMHLAAAVNEKIISIFGPTHPSEKAPLHKESIYLWKQVGCNPCYDLYGRHPNPCPYKKKCMREIKVEEVLDFIFKMTN